GCACGCGAAACCCCCGCGGCACCTCGGCCGCGTCCGGATGCTCCCGACAGATGCGGGCGGCCAGGGCGTGCAGCGTGCAGATGGGAGCGGCCTCCAGCGCGCCGAGCGTGTCGGGCGTGGCGCCCGGCTGCGCCTGCACCAGGGCCCGCACCCGGGCCCGCAATTCGGTGGCGGCCAGTTCCGTGAAGGTCACCGCCACCACGGCAAGCGGGCTGAGGCCTTCCACCTGCACGTGATGGAGGAAGCGCCGCGAGAGCAGGGTGGTCTTGCCGGCGCCCGCGCCGGCCATGACGACGAGGTCCGCATCGACGGCCTCGGGCGGGCTCGAATGTTCAGCGGCAGCAGACACGCCCCATGGTGTCCGCGAGCCGGGTCGATTCGTCAAGCTGGCACGGCACCCGCCCGCGTCGCCCACGCACTCTAAATTTGTTGTTTTCTTGGGTAACTCTTAACCTTTCCTCCCCCTTTCCGACGTCGGACGGGGCGATCGCCCCCGATAAGCATGATGAGGTTCCCGTCGCGCCGAGGAGAAGATCGTGACGCATTCATCCGCCCAACACCCCTGGCCGCTCCTGCGCCACGCCGCGGCGTTTGGCGTGGCCCTGCTGCTGCTCGCGGGTTGTGGACGAGGAGCCTTCAACACGCCGGCGCGGCCCCTGCGGACTGTCCCGGCGCCAGCCCGTCTCACCGAGGCGATGCCAGCCGCGCCGGCCGGCCAACCGCCTGCCAATCCGATGCAGCGCCCGACGCCCTCGCTGACCCTGGTCCCGGAGGGCAGTCCTGGCGCCGGCAGCCCAGGCCTGCCGGCGGGAGCGCGCCCGGCCGCCCCATTGCCTGCACAGGTGACGGGTCCCGCCGCCGGGATCGCCGTGGCCTCACCGGGCCTCACCGAAGGTGCTCAGTTGCTCGCCGCCGTGCGGCAACGCAACCAATCCGCCAAGGCCTTTCAGGCCTACATCCGCACCTATTCCGAAGGTCACTTCAATGGGGGCAAGCAAGTCGCCGAACTGCGCAAGGTCAGCAGCGAGATGAAGCTGCTGTGGGCCTCTCCTGCCAGGTTGCGGGTCGAGATGATCAAGACCTCCAACCCGCTGGCGGAGGGCGCGTTGCTCACCACCCAGGACACCGTCACCTGCCGGGTGCGGGCCAAGGGGCTGCTCAGCTTCTTGCCCATCACCATGCCGGCCGATGACCCGCGCCTGGCCAACAACCGCAATCACAGCCTGCCGGAGACCGATCCGAAATCGATGATGGATCGCCTGACCGCCGAGGGGGCCGTCTGGACCTTTCTGGGTGATGCTGAGGAAGACGGTCGCCCGGTCAAGCGGGTCCAGGTCGACCAGATTCGCTATCTCGATGGCGCGATCACGCGCGAGGTGATCGCGGTCGATCCCGCCCTGATGGCCCTGCTGCGCATCACCATGTATGCCGGCAGCGGACGCGTGTTCGACGTGAGGCTGACCGACTTCACCTGGACGCCCACCGTCGCCCCTGACGCCTTCTCCTCGTAGCCACACGGGGGGCGTGCTCAGCCACTCGGCCACGTCCAGCAGGATGACGGCGCCCCCTGATCGACCGCTGGCTTCCCGAGGGCCACTGGCTCAGGGGGCTGGCGCCTCCGAGGTGCCGTCCGCCGGCGCCTGGCGCTTGCGCTCCAGCCCGATGCCCACCCGACAGACCGGCCGCATGTCGCAGCGGCTGCAAGCCTCCCGGCGAAGGTCCGGCTGAACGGCAAAGGTCCCACTCTCGAACGTGCGTCGCACCCGTGCGACGAAGTCCTCCAGGTCGCTGGCCTCCGGCCGTTTAGAACTCAGAACCCGGGCCTTTTTCAGCGAAAAATAGCGGGTCTGCGCCACGAGGGTATCAGGGCCGCGCGCCTGCACGGCTGCCTGTTCGTAGATCGGCAGCTGAAGATCGAGCCCCAGGCGTCCGTGCGCGTCACACACGCCGGCAGGCGGCGAAGCCCCCAGCTTGTAGTCCACCAGTTCCAGCGTGCCATCCGCCCGTCGGTCGATGCGATCGATCCGTCCCGTCAACCGCAGCCCCGCCCAGGTGGTGGTGAACGCATCTTCCAGGGCCTCCGGGCGGGCGCCTGCGCTCAAGAAGTCGTCGGCAGCGATTGCGCGCCGCAGGGTGGCCAGATGTTCCAGGCGCTGACGCTCCCAGCGTGCGTCGGCGGGCAGTTCCAGCGCCTCCCGGGCCTCCTCCAACGCCGCCGGCAAGGCCTCGCCCAGCCCGGCGCGCCAGTCGAGCTGGTCCAGCGCGGCCTGGCCGGCCTGGAACAGGGCCAGATGGTATAAATTGCCGCGTTCCGCGGGCGTCAATTCGTCCTCCGGGACGCGCCGAGGCACCAGCTTGAGCGCATGCGAGGCGAACCAGCGGAACGGACACTGGCCCAGGGCGGTCAGCTGGGTCACGCTGAACATCTGGGCCGCCGGGTCCCAGCGGCGTCCGGTCTGGCCCTCGTAGGGGCCCGGCGGCGCGGCGCCTTCCCGGGCCGCCTCGATCGCCAGGGCCGCCTGCAAGCGGGGCGCGAGCGGCTCTTGCTCGGGCGTCAACGCGTCGAGGCAGTGCTGGCGCAGCATGCGCCGGCTGGCCAGCACCAGCGGCGCCGGCGCTGCCTCCGGCGTGATGCCGCGCTGCGCCCAGTAAGGGCTCGGCAGCGTCGCCCGACCGGCGAGGCCGCGCGCATGGCTGAGGGTCAGGGCCTCGGTGGCGGCGGCACACGCCGCCTGGAACTCGGCCCACTCCCTTTCGAGCCGGTCGCGGGGAGACGGAAATTCAGCCCCCAGCGCCGCGGCGGCGGCCCCATCGTGAAAGTCGCAGGCGGGATTTTCGCGCAACGGCGGCGGCCAATGCCCTTCCGCCAGACCCACGGCGTAGACCTCCTGAAAGCGCACACCGACGAGCTCCCCGGGTGATAGCAAGGCCACGCCCCCCTCGCCGGGCACCGCCGGCACGCGCAGCAGCGAACTCACGGCGTTCAGGGCCTCCAGAAAGCCGCGCAGGCTGAGCGCGGTCTCCGCCCGCAGCCAGGCCCGCAGATCCTCCCGCAGCAGGGCCAGTCCGACGTAGGACACCGGATCCTCTCCGACCCGCTGCAGCAGGCCCAGACGCTGGCAGGCGGCCTCGAACCAGTCGCACCAGGCCACGCCGCTCTGCCCAGCGGGCGGAGTGAAGGCCTGGCAGAAGTCCGTGGGAAGCGCGGGAGCCGCCGCGTCGCTCGACGCGCCGACCTCGGCGTCAGGCGGGCGTTCGGTCAACCGGTGGCGCCACAGCGCGGCGCAGGCCCTGTCCCGAAACCCGCCACGGAGCGCTTCCTCCCAGGCCAGCAACCAGGAGCCCAGCCAGGTCTCGGAGAGCGGAATGCGGTGGGTGGGGCGCAGCGGCAACTCGAACTCGCGGGCGATCGCCAGGGCCAGCGGGGCCTGGGCGGCCGGATCGCGCACGACGATCGCCACGCCTGCGGCGGGCACCCCCGCCCCCAGCCGCTGCTTGACCAGCCCCAAGACCCCGCGCCATTCCGACTCTTCATCCGCAAAACTGTAGCCGTTCACCCGACGCCCGGCCGCCTCCCGGAAGACAGGCGGGGCCTCTCGAACGGTCCAGCCATCGTCGCGCAGCCGCTGCATCAGGCGTTGCTGCGCCGCACTGGGGCCCTCGGGCGGCACGGGCAGGCAGATGACGCTGCCTGGAGCGGCGATCGCCCCCAGGTAGGTCGACTCGCCCGCATCCAGGCCGAGATACCCCGTCAGCAGGACGGGAAGCGGCCGGAGCGAAGCCGAGCGGGCGGCCTCCCAGGCCAGTTCCGCCGGATGCAG
This sequence is a window from Candidatus Sericytochromatia bacterium. Protein-coding genes within it:
- a CDS encoding PD-(D/E)XK nuclease family protein — translated: MRDVVLAPLDGESAGQWLADRTALVPHAGVAAALGVPFQSLAQHARATLAGQGEWRVASALDWQRHLLVLLADELPAGEVMPEARSLAPLLAGLLRGGADLTRLGTEAPPRVRRLARLAAALQASLRARGLLHPAELAWEAARSASLRPLPVLLTGYLGLDAGESTYLGAIAAPGSVICLPVPPEGPSAAQQRLMQRLRDDGWTVREAPPVFREAAGRRVNGYSFADEESEWRGVLGLVKQRLGAGVPAAGVAIVVRDPAAQAPLALAIAREFELPLRPTHRIPLSETWLGSWLLAWEEALRGGFRDRACAALWRHRLTERPPDAEVGASSDAAAPALPTDFCQAFTPPAGQSGVAWCDWFEAACQRLGLLQRVGEDPVSYVGLALLREDLRAWLRAETALSLRGFLEALNAVSSLLRVPAVPGEGGVALLSPGELVGVRFQEVYAVGLAEGHWPPPLRENPACDFHDGAAAAALGAEFPSPRDRLEREWAEFQAACAAATEALTLSHARGLAGRATLPSPYWAQRGITPEAAPAPLVLASRRMLRQHCLDALTPEQEPLAPRLQAALAIEAAREGAAPPGPYEGQTGRRWDPAAQMFSVTQLTALGQCPFRWFASHALKLVPRRVPEDELTPAERGNLYHLALFQAGQAALDQLDWRAGLGEALPAALEEAREALELPADARWERQRLEHLATLRRAIAADDFLSAGARPEALEDAFTTTWAGLRLTGRIDRIDRRADGTLELVDYKLGASPPAGVCDAHGRLGLDLQLPIYEQAAVQARGPDTLVAQTRYFSLKKARVLSSKRPEASDLEDFVARVRRTFESGTFAVQPDLRREACSRCDMRPVCRVGIGLERKRQAPADGTSEAPAP